One genomic segment of Lampris incognitus isolate fLamInc1 chromosome 2, fLamInc1.hap2, whole genome shotgun sequence includes these proteins:
- the atf1 gene encoding cyclic AMP-dependent transcription factor ATF-1 — MEEVQQGSNGTDSQTVTIPTTITASQISQIAQQMSLGGSPVTVVQLPGGQFQVQGVIQSAQSSVIQSPQVQTPQGQGSDSEDSHDSSDSGAATQKTREILARRPSYRKILNELSAEEMTANSDVKEESPASIGMTSVTVPAPIYQTSSGQYITIAPNGTIQLASPGSEGIQGLQALTMTNSGTAQQGTTILQYAQTPDGQQILVPSNQVVVQGAGGEVQTYQIRTAPTSSSLPQTVVMTSPVGLSQTKSDDPTMKREIRLAKNREAARECRRKKKEYVKCLENRVAVLENQNKTLIEELKTLKDLYCVKTG, encoded by the exons ATGGAAGAAGTCCAGCAGGGCAGCAATGGTACTGACTCGCAGACTGTCACCATCCCCACCACTATCACAGCCTCTCAGATCTCACAGATTGCGCAACAG ATGTCATTGGGTGGTTCTCCTGTGACTGTGGTACAGCTCCCCGGTGGTCAGTTTCAGGTTCAGGGAGTGATCCAGTCTGCCCAATCTTCGGTCATCCAGTCCCCTCAGGTGCAGACCCCACAG GGCCAGGGCTCAGACAGCGAAGACTCCCATGACTCATCAGACAGTGGAGctgccacccagaaaaccagggaGATATTGGCTCGACGGCCTTCATACag GAAGATCTTAAATGAACTTTCTGCTGAGGAAATGACGGCCAACTCCGACGTCAAAGAAGAAAGTCCTGCCTCCATAGGAATGACAAGTGTTACAGTGCCCGCGCCAATCTACCAGACCAGCAGTGGACAGTACA TTACCATAGCTCCTAATGGCACAATTCAACTGGCAAGTCCGGGATCCGAAGGCATTCAGGGACTGCAGGCCCTTACCATGACCAACTCTGGTACAGCCCAGCAAGGCACCACCATCCTACAGTATGCCCAAACACCAGATGGCCAGCAGATATTGGTGCCCAGTAACCAGGTGGTTGTACAAG GTGCAGGCGGAGAGGTGCAAACATACCAGATACGCACAGCTCCCACATCTAGCTCCCTCCCTCAAACCGTCGTGATGACGTCTCCTGTGGGACTTTCTCAGACCAAGTCTGATGACCCAACAATGAAGAGGGAAATCCGCCTAGCAAAAAACAG ggAAGCTGCTCGTGAATGTCGGCGGAAGAAAAAAGAATATGTTAAATGTCTGGAAAACCGTGTAGCAGTTCTGGAGAACCAAAACAAAACCCTGATCGAGGAACTCAAAACATTAAAGGACCTTTACTGCGTTAAAACCGGGTAG